The Rhodospirillaceae bacterium genome has a segment encoding these proteins:
- a CDS encoding Flp pilus assembly protein CpaB, which produces MSGSKIILDVVAWQGWEEKSLNKKFIVVDDEKQQKKRLDQFLGSIARRDIMAGEPILAEKLFKRKGAGFMAGA; this is translated from the coding sequence GTGAGCGGCTCCAAAATAATTTTGGACGTTGTCGCATGGCAGGGCTGGGAAGAAAAATCCCTGAACAAGAAATTCATCGTCGTCGATGATGAAAAACAACAAAAAAAGCGTCTCGATCAGTTTTTGGGGTCCATTGCGCGGCGCGACATTATGGCGGGCGAACCGATTCTTGCCGAAAAACTATTCAAACGAAAGGGCGCCGGATTTATGGCAGGCGC